A genome region from Rhodanobacter thiooxydans includes the following:
- the sppA gene encoding signal peptide peptidase SppA has translation MTLPPPPPPRRNGFWAFLRTLGRGINLLRLVILNLVFFGVLGVLLLLLAAGVLGSRSARTVQDASVLVLRPQGQLVEQYSIDPLQRALAGLSGEQPRQVQLRDLVDAIDAAAKDQRISRILLLPDQLQGGGFAALREVGAALDRFRAAGKPVVAWAVNLDQGQYYLAAHADRLLVDPQGGVMITGLANYRLFYKDLLDKLGVDVHLFRVGEFKSAAEPYILDHASAEAKQADSYWMGGLWNGWVDEVAAMRKLDPATLRDDIDNLPQHIASTQGNLAQLALQQHLVDGLATRAELIAMMRKEGVPADRKGHSFRQVDFARYAAALPHDAEAFAPGVAIVVAEGEIAGGKRGAGSVGGESTAALIREAREDRKTRALVLRVNSPGGEVYAAEQIRREIELTRSAGIPVVVSMGDVAASGGYWIAMNANRIYAEPNTITGSIGIFGMYYTVPNTLAKLGIKSDGVGTGPLAGAFDISRPLDPKVGAVIQAIIDKGYRDFVGNVAKARGKSYGAIDTIAQGRVWTGRQALARGLVDQLGGLQDAVADAASLAKLSKGYPVRYVEAPLGGFERFLVGLNQNAAMHVLQSWGVRLPDWFAQLPALAPELELLRHAKAGTPNIYADCLCRPR, from the coding sequence ATGACGCTTCCCCCGCCGCCACCGCCCCGCCGCAACGGCTTCTGGGCCTTCCTGCGCACGCTCGGGCGCGGCATCAACCTGCTGCGGCTGGTGATCCTCAACCTGGTGTTCTTCGGCGTGCTGGGCGTGCTGCTGTTGCTGCTGGCCGCGGGCGTGCTGGGCAGCCGCAGCGCGCGCACGGTGCAGGACGCCAGCGTGCTGGTGCTCCGGCCGCAGGGCCAGCTGGTCGAGCAGTACAGCATCGACCCGCTGCAGCGCGCGCTGGCCGGCCTGTCCGGCGAACAGCCCAGGCAGGTACAGCTGCGCGATCTGGTCGACGCGATCGACGCGGCGGCGAAGGACCAGCGGATCAGCCGCATCCTGCTGCTGCCGGACCAGCTGCAGGGCGGCGGCTTTGCCGCGCTGCGCGAGGTCGGTGCGGCGCTGGACCGTTTCCGCGCCGCGGGCAAGCCGGTGGTGGCCTGGGCGGTGAACCTGGACCAGGGCCAGTACTACCTGGCCGCGCATGCCGACCGCCTGCTGGTCGACCCGCAGGGCGGCGTGATGATCACCGGGCTGGCCAACTACCGGCTGTTCTACAAGGACCTGCTGGACAAGCTCGGCGTCGACGTGCACCTGTTCCGCGTGGGCGAGTTCAAGAGCGCGGCCGAGCCGTACATCCTCGACCACGCCTCGGCCGAGGCGAAGCAGGCCGACAGCTACTGGATGGGTGGCCTGTGGAACGGCTGGGTCGACGAGGTGGCGGCCATGCGCAAGCTGGACCCGGCCACGCTGCGCGACGACATCGACAACCTGCCACAACACATCGCCAGCACCCAGGGCAACCTGGCCCAGCTGGCGTTGCAGCAGCACCTGGTCGACGGCCTGGCCACCCGCGCCGAGCTGATCGCGATGATGCGCAAGGAAGGCGTCCCGGCCGACCGGAAAGGCCACAGCTTCCGCCAGGTCGACTTTGCCCGTTACGCGGCCGCTCTACCGCACGACGCCGAAGCGTTCGCGCCGGGCGTGGCGATCGTGGTGGCCGAGGGCGAGATCGCCGGCGGCAAGCGTGGGGCCGGCTCGGTCGGCGGTGAATCCACCGCGGCGCTGATCCGCGAGGCGCGCGAGGACCGCAAGACCCGCGCGCTGGTGCTGCGGGTCAACTCGCCCGGCGGCGAGGTGTACGCGGCCGAGCAGATCCGCCGCGAGATCGAGCTGACCCGCAGCGCGGGCATCCCGGTGGTGGTGTCGATGGGCGACGTGGCGGCCAGCGGCGGCTACTGGATCGCGATGAACGCGAACCGCATCTATGCCGAACCGAACACCATCACCGGCTCGATCGGCATCTTCGGCATGTACTACACGGTGCCGAACACGCTGGCCAAGCTCGGCATCAAGAGCGATGGCGTCGGCACCGGCCCGCTGGCCGGCGCGTTCGACATCAGCCGCCCGCTCGACCCGAAGGTCGGCGCGGTGATCCAGGCGATCATCGACAAGGGCTACCGCGACTTCGTCGGCAACGTGGCCAAGGCACGCGGCAAGAGCTACGGGGCGATCGACACGATCGCGCAGGGCCGGGTGTGGACCGGCCGGCAGGCGCTCGCGCGCGGCCTGGTCGACCAGCTCGGCGGGTTGCAGGACGCGGTCGCCGACGCGGCCAGCCTGGCCAAGCTCAGCAAGGGCTATCCGGTGCGCTATGTGGAAGCGCCGCTGGGCGGCTTCGAGCGCTTCCTGGTCGGACTCAACCAGAACGCGGCCATGCACGTGCTGCAGTCGTGGGGCGTGCGCCTGCCGGACTGGTTCGCCCAGCTGCCGGCGCTGGCGCCGGAACTCGAACTGCTGCGCCACGCGAAGGCGGGCACGCCGAACATCTACGCGGACTGCCTGTGCCGCCCGCGCTAG